One window of the Rufibacter radiotolerans genome contains the following:
- a CDS encoding DUF4175 family protein, translated as MRAAGSLDSVLQQLQAFKRKFYLNLLFKGALLTIGLLLSSFLLITVLEYFFYFQPKVRAFLLFSFLAISAFAVIRWLWTPLLALANLKKLLSDEQAARQVSQYFPEIQDRLLNLLQLKNVALTNDLVAASVEQRSEELAGYRFPERIKLAQNRSYFKYLLLPLSLVLVLAFIYPALFVQGTERIIHFKRHYTPKAPFEFKIENKSLQAFKGEDFELKVTIEGRSIPEEVALVLDGRVLPLKQTGENTYVYEFKQVQEPVDFQLTGAGFYSGSNHLNVVARPMLRALRAELKYPAYTRKPAEMLDNTGDLTVPEGTQVTWRLAADNADSLWLQFHAPAQTVKAEADDEEYVVRKTFLQSQPYSMHLKNRYSENKEQISHQVTVIPDQTPEITLEQFKDSVLYSYLVVGGTISDDYGFSRLALHYRVLKGNQTGGGYRTVGLPFSGSLATQSYFYQLNLKPFNLQPGDKLEYYVQVTDNDQVPQPKSARTSTFIFKYPDPSELRKSIEETSQQVQSQMKSSLTKAEELKKSLEQNEDKTKLKKELSYQDKKALQELAEKKKALQEDLEAMKKMNEQLNQQQERFSPQNEKLAEKREQLQKMMDQLLDEETKKLYEQLEKLLQQKQPDPAQIQPLLDKLNNKEDNLQKELDRLLEMFKQLQVEQKLDNALQKLDELSKKQEDLGKKTAEQKEKADQGLQQEQKALQEEFKQMQEDLKEAEKLNKELENPENIPDTDQTEEQIEQEQENAQESMQKGKNQKASQSQKAAAQKMKQLAQQMQSQEMGGDMQQMQENLDHLRDILENLVTLSFDQEKLMKDFRAVQQTDPRFIGLAQQQLKLSDDATIIEDSLLSLAKRVPQIESFVTREVGAMEEQMSKSSESIKERNLGKTGNHQQLAMTSMNNLALMLSDVQKQMQQAMMAMQQSGPGKKKGKGKNGKNQPGKMGQMQQQLNEQIQQLQQSGKSGKELSEQLARLAAQQEMLRNAMKDLAPSPGAPGGKEGGEKLSNLSKLMEQTETDLVNKRLTEQTMMRQKEILTRLLQAEKAANERDLDEKREANTAKDLPARIPPSLQKYQERQKQQTETLRQNLPALTPYYKKQVDAYFKQLGY; from the coding sequence ATGCGGGCTGCCGGTTCTTTAGATTCAGTTTTACAGCAGCTTCAGGCGTTCAAGCGCAAGTTCTATCTGAACCTGCTTTTCAAAGGTGCTTTGCTCACTATAGGGCTGCTACTGTCTTCCTTCCTGCTCATTACCGTTTTAGAGTATTTCTTTTACTTCCAGCCAAAAGTACGGGCTTTTCTGCTTTTCTCTTTCTTGGCCATTAGCGCCTTTGCCGTTATCAGGTGGCTTTGGACGCCCCTTCTGGCGCTGGCTAACCTTAAAAAGCTGCTCTCAGATGAGCAGGCGGCCCGGCAAGTGTCGCAGTACTTCCCCGAGATCCAGGACCGGCTCCTGAATTTGCTGCAACTCAAGAACGTGGCCCTGACCAATGATTTGGTGGCCGCCAGCGTGGAGCAGCGCTCTGAAGAACTGGCGGGTTACCGCTTTCCGGAACGTATTAAGCTCGCCCAGAACCGCTCGTACTTCAAATACCTGCTGCTGCCGTTGTCTTTGGTTTTAGTGCTCGCCTTTATTTACCCGGCTCTCTTTGTGCAGGGCACCGAACGGATCATCCATTTCAAGCGCCATTACACCCCCAAGGCTCCCTTTGAGTTTAAGATTGAGAACAAGTCCCTGCAGGCCTTCAAAGGCGAGGACTTTGAGCTGAAGGTGACCATTGAAGGCAGATCCATCCCGGAGGAAGTGGCCTTGGTGCTAGACGGGCGGGTACTGCCGCTTAAGCAAACCGGGGAGAATACCTATGTCTATGAGTTCAAGCAAGTGCAGGAGCCCGTGGACTTTCAGTTGACCGGTGCTGGCTTTTACTCAGGTTCTAACCATTTAAACGTGGTGGCCCGCCCCATGCTTCGGGCCTTAAGGGCCGAGCTGAAATACCCTGCCTATACCCGCAAGCCTGCTGAAATGCTGGACAATACCGGAGATTTGACCGTTCCGGAGGGGACTCAGGTAACCTGGCGCCTGGCCGCCGATAACGCCGACTCGCTCTGGCTCCAGTTCCATGCTCCCGCCCAAACCGTGAAAGCCGAGGCGGATGATGAGGAATATGTAGTCCGTAAAACCTTCCTGCAGAGCCAACCCTACAGCATGCACCTCAAGAACCGGTACTCTGAGAACAAGGAGCAAATCTCGCACCAGGTGACCGTTATCCCGGACCAGACCCCTGAGATCACGTTGGAGCAATTCAAAGACTCGGTGCTATACTCTTATTTGGTAGTAGGGGGTACCATTTCAGATGACTATGGTTTCAGTCGGCTGGCGCTGCATTACCGCGTGCTCAAAGGCAACCAAACCGGCGGCGGGTATAGGACGGTTGGGCTGCCCTTCAGTGGTTCCCTAGCCACGCAGTCTTACTTCTACCAGCTTAACCTGAAACCCTTTAACCTGCAGCCCGGCGACAAACTGGAGTACTACGTGCAGGTGACAGACAATGACCAGGTGCCGCAGCCTAAGAGTGCCCGTACGTCTACCTTCATTTTCAAGTACCCAGACCCGTCTGAGCTCCGCAAATCCATTGAGGAGACCTCGCAGCAGGTACAGTCCCAGATGAAATCATCTCTCACCAAAGCCGAGGAGCTGAAAAAGTCCCTGGAGCAGAACGAGGACAAGACCAAATTGAAGAAAGAACTGTCTTACCAGGACAAAAAAGCCCTACAGGAACTGGCAGAAAAGAAAAAGGCGCTACAGGAGGATCTGGAGGCCATGAAGAAGATGAACGAGCAGCTGAATCAGCAGCAAGAACGTTTTTCGCCCCAAAACGAGAAACTAGCCGAAAAACGAGAGCAGCTCCAGAAGATGATGGACCAGCTCCTGGACGAGGAAACCAAGAAGCTGTACGAGCAACTGGAGAAACTGCTCCAACAGAAACAGCCAGACCCGGCCCAGATACAACCCCTGCTGGACAAACTTAATAACAAGGAAGATAACCTCCAGAAAGAGCTGGACCGCCTGCTGGAGATGTTCAAACAGCTTCAGGTAGAGCAAAAACTGGACAACGCCTTACAGAAGCTGGACGAGCTGTCTAAAAAGCAGGAAGACCTGGGTAAAAAGACAGCAGAGCAGAAAGAAAAAGCAGATCAGGGCCTGCAGCAGGAGCAAAAAGCCCTGCAAGAGGAATTCAAGCAGATGCAGGAAGATCTGAAGGAAGCCGAGAAGCTGAACAAGGAACTGGAGAACCCCGAGAACATACCTGACACCGACCAGACCGAGGAACAGATTGAGCAGGAGCAGGAGAACGCCCAGGAATCTATGCAGAAAGGCAAGAACCAGAAAGCAAGCCAATCGCAGAAAGCGGCGGCCCAGAAAATGAAGCAGTTGGCCCAGCAGATGCAAAGCCAAGAAATGGGCGGCGATATGCAGCAGATGCAGGAAAACTTGGACCACCTGCGTGACATCCTGGAAAACCTGGTAACGCTTTCCTTTGACCAGGAGAAGCTAATGAAAGACTTCAGGGCGGTGCAGCAGACAGACCCCCGGTTCATTGGCCTGGCCCAACAGCAGCTTAAACTATCAGATGACGCCACCATCATTGAAGACAGCCTTTTATCCCTGGCCAAACGCGTCCCTCAGATAGAGTCCTTTGTGACCCGTGAGGTAGGTGCCATGGAGGAACAGATGAGCAAAAGCTCTGAGTCCATCAAAGAACGGAACCTGGGCAAGACCGGAAACCATCAGCAATTGGCCATGACCTCCATGAACAACCTGGCGCTTATGCTAAGCGATGTGCAGAAGCAGATGCAACAGGCCATGATGGCCATGCAGCAAAGCGGGCCCGGCAAAAAGAAAGGCAAAGGCAAGAACGGCAAAAACCAGCCCGGCAAGATGGGGCAGATGCAGCAACAGCTCAATGAGCAGATTCAGCAACTGCAACAGAGCGGCAAAAGCGGCAAAGAACTGTCTGAGCAACTGGCCCGGCTGGCTGCCCAGCAGGAAATGCTGCGCAACGCCATGAAAGACCTGGCCCCGTCGCCGGGTGCCCCGGGGGGCAAAGAAGGAGGGGAGAAACTCAGTAATTTGAGTAAGCTCATGGAACAAACCGAAACTGATCTCGTTAATAAACGTCTTACGGAGCAGACCATGATGCGGCAGAAAGAGATTCTGACGCGTCTGCTGCAAGCTGAGAAGGCCGCTAATGAGCGCGATCTGGATGAAAAAAGGGAAGCCAATACCGCTAAGGATTTGCCCGCCCGCATTCCGCCATCGCTTCAAAAGTACCAGGAAAGGCAAAAACAGCAGACAGAAACGCTCCGTCAGAACCTACCTGCACTAACTCCTTATTATAAAAAACAGGTAGATGCTTATTTTAAGCAATTAGGTTATTAG
- a CDS encoding exodeoxyribonuclease III: MKIISYNVNGIRSAISKGFVDWVKAANPDVLCLQEIKACVDKFDKAPFEELGYKVYLHPATKKGYSGVAILSKAEPKNVCIGCGIEQYDQEGRVIRADFDGYSVLNVYMPSGSSGEHRQAFKMEWLRDFQQYMQGLRQTVPGLVICGDYNICHQAIDIHNPKSNAKSSGFLPEERNWFSGFLQDGYIDSFRHFNQEPHQYTWWSYRANVRTKNLGWRIDYLLVSDHLKPFMKRAAILPEAKHSDHCPVLLEMHPVGA; encoded by the coding sequence ATGAAAATCATCAGTTATAACGTAAACGGTATCCGGTCTGCCATCTCCAAAGGATTTGTGGACTGGGTAAAGGCCGCCAACCCAGACGTATTGTGCCTGCAGGAAATAAAGGCTTGCGTTGACAAATTTGACAAAGCTCCCTTTGAGGAACTGGGATATAAGGTGTATCTGCACCCGGCCACCAAGAAAGGGTATAGCGGCGTGGCCATCCTCTCAAAGGCGGAGCCTAAGAACGTATGCATTGGCTGCGGCATTGAGCAGTATGACCAGGAGGGAAGGGTTATCCGCGCCGATTTTGACGGGTATTCGGTGTTGAACGTGTACATGCCATCAGGCTCCAGCGGGGAACACAGGCAGGCCTTTAAGATGGAGTGGCTGCGTGATTTTCAACAGTACATGCAGGGTTTAAGGCAAACGGTGCCCGGTTTGGTCATTTGCGGCGATTATAACATCTGTCACCAGGCCATAGATATCCACAACCCAAAATCAAACGCCAAAAGCTCTGGTTTCCTGCCCGAGGAACGTAATTGGTTCTCAGGTTTTCTGCAGGATGGCTATATAGATTCCTTCCGGCATTTCAATCAGGAGCCGCATCAGTATACCTGGTGGAGCTACCGCGCCAACGTGCGCACCAAGAATCTGGGTTGGCGTATTGATTACCTCCTGGTGTCTGATCACCTGAAGCCTTTTATGAAAAGGGCCGCCATTCTTCCGGAGGCCAAGCATTCTGACCACTGCCCGGTGTTGTTGGAGATGCATCCGGTAGGGGCATAG
- a CDS encoding carboxymuconolactone decarboxylase family protein → MSQVKEFNDYRTRMNEKIMAADNKVIKRFFNLDTNAYADGAIDVKTKEMLGLACSMVLRCDDCIKYHLGKCFECGLTDEEVYEVFAIANLIGGSIVIPHFRRAVEYWEELKTEQQG, encoded by the coding sequence ATGAGCCAAGTAAAAGAATTCAACGACTACCGCACCCGCATGAACGAGAAGATCATGGCCGCGGATAATAAAGTAATCAAACGCTTTTTCAACCTGGACACCAATGCCTACGCAGACGGAGCCATAGACGTAAAAACCAAGGAAATGCTAGGCCTGGCCTGTTCTATGGTACTGCGCTGTGATGACTGCATCAAGTATCATTTGGGCAAATGCTTTGAATGTGGCCTCACCGATGAGGAAGTGTATGAAGTGTTCGCCATCGCTAACCTAATTGGCGGTTCCATCGTGATTCCGCACTTCAGAAGAGCGGTAGAGTATTGGGAAGAACTGAAGACCGAACAGCAAGGATAA
- a CDS encoding ComF family protein: MPPVQMTLRTLLHDFLALLYPEDCRACAGELAMGEEVICSHCRIKLPYTDFHTAPFDNALHPVFWGRVPVQAAGAYLKFQEKGRVQRLLHQLKYRGQEEVGEVLGRWYGALMQNQPDYKGIEVVVPVPLHKSKLKQRGYNQVAAFSRELATALSVPVAEDALQKNRNSLTQTKKDRQARWEAMQQLYSIYNKESIQGKHVLLVDDVITTGATLEACASLLLQNGASAVSIAAIAYTL, encoded by the coding sequence ATGCCCCCAGTGCAGATGACCCTCCGTACGCTCCTCCATGACTTTCTGGCCTTGCTATATCCCGAGGATTGCCGGGCCTGTGCCGGGGAACTGGCCATGGGCGAAGAGGTTATCTGCAGCCATTGCCGCATCAAACTGCCTTATACCGATTTTCATACGGCACCTTTCGATAACGCCCTGCATCCGGTTTTCTGGGGAAGAGTGCCTGTGCAAGCAGCAGGAGCATACCTTAAGTTTCAGGAGAAGGGCCGTGTGCAGCGGCTTCTGCACCAATTGAAATACAGGGGCCAGGAAGAGGTGGGCGAAGTATTGGGCCGGTGGTATGGCGCCCTGATGCAGAACCAACCGGACTATAAAGGCATTGAGGTAGTAGTGCCGGTGCCACTACATAAAAGCAAACTGAAACAGAGAGGCTACAACCAGGTGGCAGCTTTCTCAAGGGAGTTGGCGACAGCCTTGTCTGTTCCAGTAGCGGAAGATGCTCTGCAGAAGAATAGGAACAGCCTTACCCAAACCAAGAAAGACCGGCAGGCCCGATGGGAAGCCATGCAACAGCTGTATAGTATATATAATAAGGAGTCAATCCAGGGCAAGCACGTGCTGCTGGTGGATGATGTGATCACTACCGGGGCTACGCTGGAGGCCTGCGCTTCCCTCCTATTGCAGAATGGAGCCAGTGCTGTAAGCATTGCGGCTATTGCCTATACTTTATAA
- the gldJ gene encoding gliding motility lipoprotein GldJ, whose amino-acid sequence MKLSKQLMYVLAAGMIVFSSCSKNKRPTSQDPGNKSTATGIEFDEEEGGFAVADYSDVPEGPGLVFIEGGRTTLGSSEEDVAMTRDNIERTVTIASFYMDEAEVANIHWLEYLHYIRKDSSEEIYAKALPDTTVWERELSFNDPYVSYYLRYPGFRYYPVVGVSWLQAQDYCTWRTAMVNKGLASKYKGDLAEGATPPIESGAILPNYRLPTEAEWEYAAQALIGTQLSEEENQTNKRIYPWDGHQVRNPYGKNQGQFLANFKRGRGDYAGIAGSLNDGAMITEYVYAYPPNDFGLYNMAGNVNEWVQDVYRPLSFQDVEDLNPVRRNGVLDDSSMYDVAGFQSLITNTVRVYKGGSWKDVAYWLSPGTRRFMEQDSATSTIGFRCAMINTGSNK is encoded by the coding sequence ATGAAGCTGTCTAAACAATTAATGTATGTGTTGGCCGCGGGGATGATCGTGTTTTCCTCCTGCTCCAAGAACAAACGTCCCACCAGCCAAGACCCGGGCAACAAAAGTACTGCCACCGGAATTGAGTTTGATGAAGAAGAGGGAGGCTTTGCGGTAGCAGACTACAGCGACGTACCTGAAGGACCAGGTCTGGTCTTTATTGAAGGTGGTAGAACAACCCTTGGCTCTTCTGAAGAAGATGTGGCCATGACCCGTGATAACATTGAGCGTACTGTTACTATTGCGTCTTTCTACATGGACGAGGCAGAGGTAGCCAACATTCACTGGCTGGAGTACCTGCACTACATCCGGAAAGACTCTTCTGAAGAGATCTATGCCAAAGCGTTACCTGACACCACCGTGTGGGAGCGTGAACTATCTTTCAATGACCCTTACGTAAGCTATTACCTGCGTTATCCAGGTTTCCGGTACTACCCAGTAGTAGGCGTAAGCTGGTTGCAGGCCCAGGATTATTGTACATGGCGGACGGCCATGGTAAACAAAGGCCTTGCCTCCAAATACAAAGGTGACTTAGCCGAAGGCGCTACGCCTCCTATTGAGTCTGGCGCCATTCTGCCCAACTACCGTCTCCCAACAGAAGCTGAGTGGGAATATGCTGCCCAGGCCTTGATTGGTACCCAATTGAGCGAAGAAGAAAACCAAACCAACAAGCGTATCTACCCATGGGACGGCCACCAGGTGCGTAATCCATACGGTAAGAACCAAGGTCAGTTCCTGGCTAACTTCAAACGTGGCCGTGGTGACTACGCCGGTATTGCCGGTTCTTTGAATGACGGTGCTATGATCACCGAGTATGTGTACGCTTACCCACCAAATGACTTCGGTCTGTACAACATGGCAGGTAACGTGAACGAGTGGGTACAAGACGTGTACCGTCCGCTTTCCTTCCAGGACGTGGAAGATCTGAACCCGGTTCGTAGAAACGGCGTGTTGGATGACTCTTCAATGTATGACGTAGCTGGCTTCCAGTCCTTGATCACCAACACCGTTCGTGTATACAAAGGTGGTTCCTGGAAAGATGTGGCTTACTGGTTGTCTCCTGGTACCCGTAGATTCATGGAGCAGGATTCTGCTACCTCTACTATCGGTTTCCGTTGCGCCATGATTAACACTGGCTCCAACAAATAA
- a CDS encoding PorP/SprF family type IX secretion system membrane protein has product MIMRLVMLLQLMCRLFCCTILSSVRLVALTAVLCMGSMAARAQEGASALPYAHRLFLNPAFTGLLSDYSVIAGHRSQWTGVSSGFSTQWVSGEYRFLENKNAVGATFLSDKAPGNGYQKVQANALYAYHTKLKQKLDLSAGLQVGYGAEKPGLSHLVFEDQLGPDGTVTQPTTENFSFERKQYLTLGAGLLLFTRQFWVGLSGFQLNNPTVGEASTSTVAPTFQLQTGYRFYLKSYFSENKFEEISFVPTLSYIHQRAFKRLDASIYANFTPFTVGVGATMLPGTKNTPLASTIQGVAGVTHKGFKIGYGYRHPVSENPVALGPTHELVLSFEKVDYEKIFKRSGSDKKYNRIACPAF; this is encoded by the coding sequence ATGATTATGCGCTTGGTCATGCTTCTGCAATTAATGTGCCGTCTCTTTTGCTGTACTATTCTAAGTAGCGTCCGTCTGGTTGCGCTGACGGCTGTGCTTTGTATGGGCTCAATGGCGGCCCGGGCGCAGGAAGGAGCCAGCGCATTGCCATATGCCCACCGTCTTTTCCTTAACCCCGCTTTTACAGGTTTATTGTCTGATTACAGCGTCATAGCCGGGCACCGCTCCCAATGGACCGGCGTCAGTTCGGGGTTCAGCACACAATGGGTGAGCGGCGAGTACCGTTTCCTGGAAAACAAGAATGCGGTGGGGGCTACGTTTCTATCAGACAAAGCACCGGGCAACGGGTACCAGAAAGTGCAGGCCAACGCCCTTTATGCCTACCATACAAAATTAAAACAAAAACTGGATTTGAGTGCCGGCCTGCAGGTAGGGTATGGTGCTGAGAAACCAGGGCTAAGCCATCTTGTGTTTGAGGACCAGTTAGGACCCGATGGCACTGTTACTCAGCCTACTACAGAGAATTTTAGCTTTGAAAGAAAGCAGTACCTCACGTTAGGGGCCGGTCTGCTTCTTTTTACCCGTCAATTCTGGGTGGGGCTCTCTGGCTTTCAATTAAATAACCCTACTGTAGGTGAAGCTTCCACCAGCACCGTGGCCCCTACTTTCCAACTGCAGACGGGCTACCGGTTTTACCTGAAAAGCTATTTTTCAGAAAATAAATTTGAGGAGATTAGCTTTGTGCCTACCCTTTCGTATATTCACCAACGTGCCTTTAAACGCCTGGATGCAAGTATTTACGCCAATTTCACTCCCTTTACTGTAGGCGTGGGCGCCACCATGCTACCGGGCACAAAAAATACGCCCCTGGCAAGTACTATTCAGGGGGTAGCAGGCGTTACACATAAAGGATTTAAAATTGGGTATGGGTACCGGCACCCGGTGTCTGAAAACCCGGTGGCCTTAGGCCCTACGCACGAGCTGGTCCTTTCCTTTGAGAAAGTGGATTACGAGAAGATTTTTAAAAGGTCAGGTTCCGATAAAAAATACAATCGGATTGCTTGCCCAGCGTTCTAA